The Brassica napus cultivar Da-Ae chromosome C7, Da-Ae, whole genome shotgun sequence genome has a segment encoding these proteins:
- the LOC106413708 gene encoding dof zinc finger protein DOF1.5, producing MATKDSPGIKLFGKTITFNADNNNIIQTIKKEEGQEQQPELQTKTAVRSPSSSDLMAEKRPDKIIACPRCKSMETKFCYFNNYNVNQPRHFCKGCQRYWTAGGALRNVPVGAGRRRSKPPGRAGGFSELLGAATGAVDQVELDALLVEEWRAAASHGVFRHDYPVKRLRCYTDGQSC from the coding sequence ATGGCGACCAAAGATTCCCCAGGGATTAAACTTTTTGGCAAAACCATTACATTCAACGCcgataataataatatcatacagACGATTAAGAAAGAAGAAGGGCAGGAACAACAGCCAGAGCTACAAACAAAAACAGCCGTTAGATCACCATCATCATCGGATCTAATGGCAGAGAAGCGTCCAGACAAGATAATAGCATGTCCGAGATGCAAGAGCATGGAGACTAAATTCTGTTACTTCAATAATTACAACGTTAACCAACCACGTCACTTCTGCAAAGGTTGTCAGCGTTATTGGACCGCCGGTGGAGCTCTCCGGAATGTTCCCGTCGGTGCCGGTCGTCGGAGGTCCAAACCTCCGGGTCGTGCAGGTGGGTTCTCCGAGTTGCTTGGAGCTGCGACTGGAGCCGTTGATCAGGTTGAGCTTGACGCTTTGCTGGTGGAAGAGTGGCGAGCAGCTGCGTCCCATGGTGTTTTCCGGCATGATTATCCGGTGAAGAGACTCCGTTGCTACACCGATGGTCAATCTTGTTGa
- the LOC106413283 gene encoding uncharacterized protein LOC106413283: protein MLAERYGLKESHHVYLEESVAMFLDTVGQDKTKRDIAARYQRSLDTVQRKLDDVLSVLLKFADDTLRPQEGEFGRVSPVLRNDDRYWPHFRDCVGALDGTHVSGRPPSQNAEAYKGRKQDPTMNVLAICNFDMKFIYAYLGVPGRAHDTKVLTHCARNEASFPHPPPGKYYLVDSGYPTRTGYLGPHRSMRYHLGQFARGGPSVSARELFN from the coding sequence ATGCTAGCTGAGCGATATGGATTGAAAGAGTCTCACCATGTCTACCTTGAGGAATCTGTTGCGATGTTTCTCGACACTGTTGGTCAAGATAAGACTAAGCGGGATATTGCTGCAAGGTATCAAAGATCATTGGATACGGTCCAAAGGAAGCTTGATGATGTTTTGAGTGTTCTTCTGAAGTTTGCGGATGATACATTAAGACCACAAGAAGGCGAGTTTGGAAGAGTGAGTCCTGTTTTGAGGAATGATGATCGGTATTGGCCTCATTTCAGAGATTGTGTTGGAGCACTCGATGGAACTCATGTGTCGGGTCGCCCTCCAAGTCAAAATGCAGAAGCATATAAAGGTAGAAAGCAAGATCCTACAATGAATGTTCTTGCTATATGTAACTTCGACATGAAGTTCATATACGCATATCTCGGTGTACCTGGTAGAGCACATGATACAAAGGTCTTGACTCATTGTGCGAGGAATGAAGCTTCTTTCCCACATCCTCCTCCTGGAAAGTATTATCTTGTTGACTCGGGATATCCGACCAGGACGGGGTATCTTGGTCCGCATCGGAGTATGCGATATCATCTTGGTCAGTTTGCTAGAGGAGGACCATCAGTTAGTGCACGAGAGTTGTTCAACTGA